A region of Nostoc sp. 'Peltigera membranacea cyanobiont' N6 DNA encodes the following proteins:
- a CDS encoding methyltransferase domain-containing protein translates to MSATLYQQIQQFYDASSSLWEQIWGEHMHHGYYGADGTQKKDRRQAQIDLIEELLNWAGVQAAENILDVGCGIGGSSLYLAQKFNAKATGITLSPVQATRATERALEANLSLRTQFQVANAQAMPFADDSFDLVWSLESGEHMPDKKKFLQECYRVLKPGGKLIMVTWCHRPIDRSPLTADEEKDLQDIYRVYCLPYVISLPEYEAIAHQLPLHNIRTADWSTAVAPFWNVVIDSAFTPQALWGLLNAGWTTIQGALSLGLMRRGYQRGLIRFGLLCGNK, encoded by the coding sequence ATGAGTGCAACACTTTACCAGCAAATTCAGCAATTTTACGATGCTTCGTCTAGTCTGTGGGAACAGATATGGGGCGAACACATGCACCACGGCTATTACGGCGCTGATGGTACGCAGAAAAAAGACCGCCGTCAGGCTCAAATTGATTTAATCGAAGAATTGCTCAATTGGGCAGGGGTACAAGCAGCCGAAAATATCCTAGATGTGGGTTGTGGCATTGGCGGCAGTTCTTTATACCTCGCACAAAAGTTTAATGCTAAGGCTACAGGGATTACATTGAGTCCTGTGCAAGCCACCAGAGCCACGGAACGCGCGTTGGAGGCTAATTTAAGTCTGAGAACACAGTTCCAAGTCGCAAACGCTCAAGCAATGCCCTTTGCTGATGATTCTTTTGACTTAGTTTGGTCGCTGGAAAGTGGCGAACACATGCCAGATAAGAAGAAGTTTCTTCAGGAGTGCTATCGAGTATTGAAGCCTGGTGGCAAGTTAATTATGGTGACTTGGTGTCATCGACCAATTGATCGATCGCCACTAACGGCGGATGAAGAAAAAGACTTGCAGGATATTTATCGGGTGTATTGTTTGCCTTATGTGATTTCTTTGCCAGAGTATGAAGCGATCGCACATCAACTACCATTACATAATATTCGCACTGCTGATTGGTCAACTGCTGTCGCCCCCTTTTGGAATGTGGTGATTGATTCGGCATTCACTCCCCAAGCGCTTTGGGGCTTACTAAATGCTGGTTGGACTACCATCCAAGGGGCATTATCACTGGGATTAATGCGTCGCGGTTATCAGCGTGGGTTAATTCGGTTTGGCTTATTGTGCGGCAATAAGTAG
- a CDS encoding GNAT family N-acetyltransferase, which produces MQLHRFDNIQEFWHCTQAYLLQHQVENNVLLSVSHTLLHNPERYVGKPYLAIVQTSGEILAVAIRTPPQKLILSKAQNMDALRLIAQDLHQEQLPGSMGLAQEVEIFSQTWQTLTGQFYQQSVLMKIYQLTAVQRVSKARGYLRLATEGDRSLLIEWLSAFFSEIDEAVSQDVQHQVDNRLKQQNTYFWVDSTPVSVASCKQVLPTIGRINLAYTPPEYRRKGYATACVAALSQKLLDQGCRDCFLIADLANPTANHIYQAIGYRPICDWHEYSFTSNE; this is translated from the coding sequence ATGCAACTACATCGATTCGACAACATTCAGGAATTCTGGCACTGCACTCAGGCTTACTTACTCCAGCATCAGGTAGAAAATAATGTTTTGCTCAGTGTTTCGCATACCTTGTTACATAACCCAGAACGTTATGTGGGTAAGCCTTATTTAGCAATTGTCCAAACAAGTGGCGAGATTCTGGCTGTTGCCATCCGCACCCCACCCCAAAAATTGATCCTATCCAAAGCCCAGAATATGGATGCTTTGCGGTTGATTGCTCAAGATTTGCATCAAGAGCAACTGCCAGGAAGCATGGGACTGGCTCAAGAGGTAGAAATATTCTCGCAGACTTGGCAAACGCTGACAGGACAATTCTATCAACAGTCGGTGTTAATGAAAATTTACCAATTAACGGCAGTGCAAAGAGTCTCAAAGGCCAGAGGATATCTTAGACTGGCAACTGAAGGCGATCGCTCTCTTTTGATCGAGTGGCTTTCTGCATTTTTTTCTGAGATAGATGAGGCGGTGAGCCAAGATGTCCAACACCAAGTAGATAATCGCTTGAAACAGCAGAATACTTATTTTTGGGTTGATAGCACTCCAGTTTCAGTTGCGTCTTGTAAACAAGTGTTACCTACAATTGGTCGGATCAATTTAGCTTATACACCACCAGAGTATCGTCGCAAAGGATATGCCACTGCCTGTGTCGCAGCGTTAAGCCAAAAACTGCTAGACCAGGGATGCCGCGATTGTTTCCTCATAGCAGATTTAGCCAATCCCACAGCCAATCATATTTATCAAGCGATTGGGTATCGCCCCATTTGCGATTGGCACGAATACTCATTCACCTCGAATGAGTAA
- a CDS encoding potassium channel family protein: protein MNLSSLSFFRSLRKDNQQFAVVGLGRFGRSVCSTLHNFGYQVLATDIDEKRVSEALTEGIVGHALQLDSTEPAALKEAGIFEFDTVIVAIGNYVQESIITTLNVKEAGVPHVVAKASSEVHRKLLRRVGADHVVFPEYEAGCALARTLTKPAILDRFDLDPDNSIVELIVPDEFHGKTITELQLRNRYGLNLLAVSQDGKFQINPDPTKRLERGSAMVVIGCNKDINRLPI, encoded by the coding sequence GTGAATCTTTCATCATTAAGTTTTTTTCGCAGTTTACGTAAAGATAACCAGCAATTTGCTGTAGTTGGGTTGGGTCGTTTTGGTAGATCTGTCTGTTCTACACTGCATAATTTCGGTTATCAAGTCCTGGCAACAGATATTGATGAAAAACGAGTTTCAGAAGCATTAACTGAGGGAATAGTTGGTCATGCTTTGCAACTAGATTCTACAGAACCAGCCGCACTCAAAGAAGCTGGAATTTTTGAATTTGATACTGTAATTGTAGCGATTGGCAACTACGTTCAGGAAAGTATTATAACCACCCTAAATGTCAAGGAGGCTGGCGTACCCCATGTAGTTGCTAAAGCTTCTAGTGAAGTTCATCGCAAACTGTTGCGGCGAGTAGGAGCAGATCATGTTGTTTTTCCTGAGTATGAAGCGGGTTGCGCCCTAGCACGTACACTTACCAAACCAGCAATCTTAGATCGGTTTGACTTAGATCCAGATAACAGTATTGTAGAGTTAATTGTGCCTGATGAATTTCACGGCAAAACAATCACTGAACTTCAACTTCGTAACCGCTATGGTTTAAATTTGCTAGCAGTGAGCCAGGATGGTAAATTTCAAATTAATCCTGACCCTACCAAGCGTTTAGAGCGTGGTTCAGCAATGGTAGTTATTGGCTGCAATAAAGATATCAATCGTTTGCCGATTTAA
- a CDS encoding tetratricopeptide repeat protein, with the protein MSKESQTHQWLHWLFHQNSVQKKPLFTLLFALSAFLVLAAPIITNFPGSKLLAETAISQDLEAASFFQQGVTRYNRKDLQGAEYAFRQALLRDPSIGAARNYLGNIFMEQNRLDVALQEYTEAIKVNPNSSEAYYNLGLVLHRQGQKEAAIMAYRQSLVIDPTRVAALYNLGLVLYEQGQLPEAIAAYQQAINLDSSNANAYFNLAIALQQQGQTELAIATYRQALQLDPQNATAYNNMANLLAIQGQASEAISVYRQAIRLNPKNASAYYNLGVTLYNQGDIKKANGVLKRAHNEYREQGNIEQAEKIEQLMQQIAQKSGQQQPQASQTATPSQTPDQTSNVVQTPEPQTPNQPETPANPSNVPVSVEAQPTSTSPGQ; encoded by the coding sequence CTGTCTAAAGAAAGTCAAACTCATCAATGGTTACACTGGTTATTTCACCAAAACTCCGTTCAGAAAAAGCCGTTGTTCACACTTCTGTTTGCTTTATCTGCGTTTTTGGTTTTAGCTGCACCGATAATTACTAATTTTCCAGGAAGTAAACTGCTCGCAGAAACCGCAATTTCTCAAGATCTTGAAGCAGCTAGCTTTTTCCAGCAGGGAGTCACGCGCTATAACCGCAAAGATTTACAGGGTGCGGAATATGCTTTTCGTCAAGCGTTGCTGCGAGATCCTAGCATTGGGGCAGCGCGGAATTATCTGGGTAATATATTCATGGAGCAAAATCGCCTGGATGTGGCTTTACAAGAATATACAGAAGCGATTAAAGTTAACCCAAATTCGAGCGAAGCTTATTACAACTTAGGGTTAGTTTTGCACCGACAAGGACAAAAAGAAGCAGCGATTATGGCTTATCGGCAGAGTCTTGTGATAGATCCTACAAGAGTAGCAGCGCTGTATAATCTGGGTTTGGTGCTGTATGAACAAGGACAGCTACCAGAAGCGATCGCAGCATACCAGCAAGCAATTAATTTAGATAGCAGCAATGCCAACGCCTATTTTAACTTAGCGATCGCTTTACAACAACAAGGTCAAACAGAGCTTGCGATCGCCACTTATCGCCAAGCCTTGCAGCTAGATCCTCAAAATGCCACAGCCTATAACAATATGGCAAATTTGCTAGCAATTCAAGGTCAAGCTTCTGAGGCTATTTCTGTTTATCGGCAAGCTATTCGCCTAAATCCTAAAAACGCCTCAGCTTACTATAATTTGGGGGTTACTTTATATAATCAAGGTGACATCAAGAAAGCTAATGGAGTATTGAAACGCGCCCATAACGAGTATCGCGAGCAAGGGAATATTGAGCAAGCTGAGAAAATAGAACAACTAATGCAGCAAATTGCTCAGAAAAGTGGGCAACAGCAACCTCAAGCCAGTCAAACAGCTACTCCCTCTCAGACTCCAGATCAAACAAGTAATGTAGTACAAACACCTGAGCCACAAACGCCAAATCAACCAGAAACTCCAGCTAACCCTAGCAATGTCCCTGTCTCAGTTGAAGCACAGCCTACTTCAACAAGTCCCGGACAATAA
- a CDS encoding serine O-acetyltransferase has translation MRDFTIKFVKTLRQVINAPMLILFIVSTKKEVILADVRRWAKNFGLIDSPDWVNMLYFLDKYPEFRTLYYYRIKKGNFIALIPMHIIKIFYKESPSLFLYCDNIGSGLFIQHGFSTIVSAESIGENCWINQQVTIGYSSKMERPTIGNNVTINAGAKVIGKVTLNDNVTVGANAVVVKSVPNNCVVVGIPAYIIRKDGVKVKEQLI, from the coding sequence ATGCGTGATTTCACAATTAAATTTGTTAAAACTCTGAGACAGGTAATCAATGCTCCAATGCTCATATTGTTTATCGTTAGTACAAAGAAAGAAGTGATTCTTGCAGATGTAAGACGATGGGCAAAAAATTTTGGGCTAATTGATAGTCCTGACTGGGTTAACATGCTCTATTTCCTTGATAAATATCCAGAATTTAGAACTCTTTACTATTACAGGATTAAAAAAGGTAACTTTATTGCATTAATACCAATGCATATTATAAAAATTTTTTACAAAGAAAGTCCCAGCCTATTTTTATATTGCGATAATATTGGTTCTGGGCTATTTATTCAACATGGGTTTAGTACTATAGTTTCAGCAGAAAGCATTGGTGAAAATTGCTGGATTAATCAACAGGTTACAATAGGATATAGCAGTAAAATGGAACGTCCTACAATAGGCAACAATGTAACGATAAATGCAGGAGCCAAGGTCATTGGTAAGGTAACTCTCAATGATAACGTCACAGTAGGAGCGAATGCAGTCGTAGTCAAAAGTGTTCCTAATAATTGTGTTGTTGTCGGTATTCCAGCTTATATAATCAGGAAAGATGGCGTGAAAGTAAAAGAGCAGTTGATTTAA
- a CDS encoding pentapeptide repeat-containing protein, translated as MNSRLSDACGGLRLRTEGSTLDSSRRQFGLKCKTNYHFWANILSLFLWGIVGITATLGFAPTALALEYNKEILVEADFSGRDLTDSSFTKANLRQSNFSHANLNGVSFFAANLESANLEGSDLRNATLDSARLVRANLTNALLEGAFAANARFDSAIIDGADFTDTLLRPDEQKKLCKLAKGTNPITGRDTRDTLFCP; from the coding sequence ATGAATTCTAGGTTAAGCGATGCCTGCGGCGGGCTACGCTTACGCACGGAGGGTTCTACACTCGATTCATCCCGAAGACAATTCGGATTGAAGTGTAAAACAAACTATCACTTTTGGGCAAATATACTCAGCTTATTCCTGTGGGGAATAGTTGGCATCACCGCAACGCTCGGTTTTGCTCCAACAGCTTTGGCACTCGAATATAATAAGGAAATTTTGGTTGAGGCTGATTTCTCAGGACGTGATTTAACAGATTCCAGCTTTACCAAAGCTAATCTTCGCCAGAGTAACTTCAGCCACGCTAATTTGAACGGTGTCAGTTTTTTTGCAGCAAATTTGGAATCTGCGAATTTGGAGGGTTCTGATTTAAGAAATGCCACTTTAGACTCGGCTCGTTTAGTGAGAGCAAATTTAACAAATGCACTTTTAGAAGGTGCGTTTGCCGCTAACGCCAGATTTGATAGTGCAATCATTGATGGGGCAGATTTTACCGATACGCTGTTGCGTCCCGATGAGCAAAAAAAATTGTGCAAACTTGCCAAAGGGACTAATCCAATCACAGGACGAGATACGCGTGACACGCTGTTTTGTCCTTAG
- the queA gene encoding tRNA preQ1(34) S-adenosylmethionine ribosyltransferase-isomerase QueA yields the protein MKDTSSPQKKDFELDCSVAGYDYKLPPELIAQNPAVPRDSSRLLVVNSPTTGTEIEPSHHIFHDLPALLCSGDLLVMNNTRVIPARLYGHKSTGAKIQVLLLEERQYNCWLALVKPGKSFKQGTKIIFEARGAGIKGDGDLEDSSLVPSPQSPVPSPQLTATVLETDAATGGRLLQFDVPEGKPLMQLLDVFGEVPLPPYITTSSAADEQYQTVYAKQPGAIAAPTAGLHFTPELLQKLRDRKINQAFVTLHVGVGTFRPVEVEDVTTHQMHEEWIEVPATTVEQIRATKADGGRIIAVGTTAVRALEGAAQSGNLQPFCGKTDLFIYPGYQWRVVDGLITNFHLPRSSLLMLVSALIGRQRLLNIYNEAIASGYRFYSFGDAMLILPEAITVLSQA from the coding sequence TTGAAAGATACCTCTAGCCCACAAAAAAAAGATTTTGAATTAGATTGCTCGGTAGCAGGCTATGACTACAAACTACCTCCAGAACTCATTGCCCAAAACCCAGCAGTTCCTAGAGATAGTTCCCGGTTACTGGTGGTTAATTCTCCCACTACAGGCACTGAAATAGAACCATCTCACCACATTTTCCATGATTTGCCTGCACTGCTTTGCTCTGGTGATTTGTTAGTTATGAACAATACAAGAGTTATTCCAGCGCGGCTTTATGGTCATAAATCTACTGGTGCGAAAATCCAGGTATTGCTGTTGGAAGAACGACAGTATAACTGTTGGTTAGCTTTAGTTAAGCCAGGAAAAAGCTTCAAACAGGGAACAAAGATTATTTTTGAAGCAAGGGGAGCAGGGATTAAGGGCGATGGGGATTTGGAAGATTCTTCCCTAGTCCCTAGTCCCCAGTCCCCAGTCCCCAGTCCCCAACTTACCGCTACGGTTTTAGAAACAGACGCAGCAACTGGCGGACGTTTATTGCAATTTGATGTGCCAGAGGGAAAGCCTTTAATGCAACTGTTAGACGTATTTGGTGAAGTACCGCTACCACCATACATCACTACCTCGTCGGCTGCTGATGAGCAGTATCAGACAGTTTATGCCAAACAGCCAGGAGCGATCGCCGCTCCAACGGCAGGATTACACTTTACCCCAGAATTATTACAAAAGTTGCGCGATCGCAAAATCAATCAAGCTTTTGTAACGCTACACGTTGGTGTCGGCACTTTTCGCCCTGTGGAGGTGGAAGACGTAACTACCCACCAGATGCATGAAGAATGGATTGAAGTCCCTGCAACCACAGTAGAGCAAATCCGAGCGACTAAAGCAGATGGCGGTCGGATTATTGCTGTGGGAACAACAGCAGTACGAGCTTTGGAAGGGGCGGCTCAATCTGGGAATTTACAACCATTTTGCGGTAAAACAGACTTGTTTATTTATCCAGGCTACCAATGGCGGGTGGTGGATGGTTTAATTACCAATTTTCACCTACCGCGTTCCAGTTTGCTGATGTTGGTAAGTGCGCTAATTGGCAGACAACGGTTATTGAATATATACAACGAAGCGATCGCTTCAGGGTATCGTTTCTATTCCTTTGGTGATGCTATGCTAATTTTGCCGGAAGCCATTACAGTCCTAAGTCAGGCGTGA
- a CDS encoding TrkH family potassium uptake protein → MTVARTICLGFLAVIAVGTILLMMPFSTSNGAWNNLIVALFTSTSAVCVTGLSVVDPGTYFSFWGQFFIALLAQIGGLGYMTTTTFLILLIGRRFDMRQKIAIQQALDRPGMSGSTQVIRSIIATTLIFEITGTFLLLPAFVPEYGWSKGLWLAIFHSINAWNNAGFSLFKDNLIGYQSSFLVVFTITMLIIFGGIGYQVILEMYLWLRDRIFKKIQNQMFSLDFKVATSTTLILLILGTFAFFCIEIRNPETFGYLNLRDQILLAWFQSVTPRTAGFNTIDIGKMTTAGLFITIALMFIGASPGGTGGGMKTTTLRVLTSCTKTILQGKEEVLLYDRKIAISLILKAVGVLVASVTTVILATILISLTDPTLDFIQILFEVVSAFATVGLSTGITGSITTTAKLILIMTMYIGRVGVLLLMSAILGDPRPTRIHYPEENLLVG, encoded by the coding sequence ATGACTGTTGCTCGGACAATTTGTTTAGGATTTCTGGCTGTCATCGCTGTAGGTACTATCCTGTTGATGATGCCTTTTTCAACTAGCAATGGTGCATGGAATAACCTAATTGTAGCACTATTCACCTCTACATCCGCAGTTTGTGTCACAGGTTTATCAGTAGTTGATCCTGGTACTTATTTTTCATTTTGGGGCCAATTTTTTATCGCATTATTAGCTCAGATTGGCGGGTTGGGCTACATGACAACTACAACATTTCTGATTTTGCTCATTGGTCGGAGGTTTGATATGCGGCAAAAAATAGCTATTCAACAAGCTTTAGACCGACCGGGAATGAGTGGTAGTACCCAAGTTATCCGTTCAATTATTGCCACAACTTTAATTTTTGAAATTACAGGCACATTCTTACTTCTGCCAGCTTTTGTTCCTGAGTATGGATGGAGTAAAGGACTTTGGTTAGCCATTTTTCATAGTATCAATGCTTGGAATAATGCTGGTTTTAGTTTATTCAAAGATAACTTAATTGGGTATCAGTCATCTTTCTTAGTAGTCTTTACCATCACAATGTTAATTATCTTTGGGGGCATTGGTTATCAGGTAATTTTGGAAATGTACCTTTGGTTGCGCGATCGCATTTTCAAAAAAATCCAAAACCAAATGTTTTCTTTAGATTTTAAAGTTGCAACTAGCACAACATTGATATTATTAATCCTAGGGACATTTGCCTTTTTTTGTATAGAGATCAGAAATCCAGAAACATTTGGTTATCTAAATTTACGCGATCAAATACTACTAGCTTGGTTTCAATCAGTTACTCCCAGAACTGCTGGTTTTAACACCATCGATATTGGTAAAATGACCACTGCTGGTCTATTTATTACGATCGCACTAATGTTTATTGGTGCAAGTCCAGGTGGTACAGGAGGAGGAATGAAAACAACCACTCTCAGAGTCTTAACCAGTTGTACTAAAACGATTCTCCAGGGAAAAGAAGAAGTCTTATTGTACGATCGCAAGATAGCAATATCTTTAATTTTGAAAGCTGTCGGTGTATTGGTAGCTTCGGTAACAACCGTAATTTTAGCTACTATCTTAATCAGCCTCACAGATCCAACATTAGATTTTATTCAAATTTTGTTTGAAGTCGTATCAGCCTTCGCTACCGTGGGACTTTCTACAGGTATTACAGGAAGTATCACTACAACAGCAAAGCTCATCTTAATTATGACTATGTACATTGGACGAGTAGGTGTTTTACTACTGATGTCCGCAATACTAGGAGATCCACGCCCTACCAGAATTCATTATCCTGAAGAAAATCTCCTAGTGGGATAG
- a CDS encoding YraN family protein, translating into MANFPPSHYPDIGHLGEDLAAQWLQSTGWIILHRRFSSRWGEIDIIAQYDAIIREAEERGKNFSRAECPATVSSTQHSLLAFVEVKTRSSGSWDAGGRSAITPQKQVKISQTAGIFLAQYPEKADYYCRFDVAIVYCQRISKNLTGVAATQEALATSSAAGYKFKLQEYIPAAFDSLIDNG; encoded by the coding sequence ATGGCTAACTTTCCTCCATCTCATTATCCAGATATTGGTCATTTAGGAGAAGACCTAGCAGCCCAATGGTTGCAATCTACTGGTTGGATAATTCTCCATCGTCGCTTTTCTAGCCGTTGGGGAGAAATCGATATTATTGCCCAATATGATGCAATAATCAGGGAAGCAGAGGAGCGGGGGAAGAATTTCTCACGGGCTGAATGCCCAGCTACCGTTAGCAGCACTCAGCACTCATTACTGGCATTTGTTGAAGTCAAAACCCGCAGTTCTGGGAGTTGGGATGCAGGGGGAAGAAGCGCTATCACCCCACAAAAGCAAGTAAAAATCTCGCAGACGGCTGGAATATTCTTAGCCCAGTACCCTGAGAAGGCAGATTATTATTGCCGATTTGATGTTGCTATTGTCTACTGTCAAAGGATATCAAAAAATCTGACTGGAGTTGCTGCAACTCAGGAAGCCCTAGCAACTTCATCAGCCGCCGGATACAAGTTTAAGCTGCAAGAATATATTCCCGCAGCTTTCGACTCTTTGATTGATAATGGTTAA
- a CDS encoding ABC transporter ATP-binding protein: protein MPLELQNLTGGYTTVPIIQDINLTLQTGEWLSLVGANGSGKSTLLKLLSRILSPQQGTVLLDGKAIHSQPPNLVAQKLAFLPQQQTVPVGLTVRQLVSLGRTPHQSWWQWELNSQDWVKVEAAIKKTQLEKLSDRLVEELSGGERQRAFLALALAQEPKVLLLDEPTTFLDINYQLQLLELLKNLNQQQELTIVTVLHELNLAARYSSRIALLKQGHLWEVGKPEEVLTPSAIAQVFGVESVIIQTPVGLQVCAISAVSA from the coding sequence ATGCCACTCGAACTGCAAAACCTCACAGGCGGTTACACTACAGTCCCGATTATTCAAGACATTAATCTCACACTGCAAACAGGAGAATGGTTAAGTTTAGTTGGTGCTAATGGTTCAGGTAAATCTACTTTACTCAAATTGCTGAGTCGTATTCTCTCCCCACAGCAGGGAACAGTGCTACTTGATGGCAAAGCAATTCACTCTCAACCCCCAAATCTAGTTGCACAAAAACTAGCATTCTTACCGCAACAACAAACGGTTCCCGTCGGCTTAACAGTACGACAATTAGTAAGTTTAGGACGCACGCCACATCAATCTTGGTGGCAGTGGGAATTAAACTCCCAAGATTGGGTTAAAGTGGAGGCTGCAATTAAAAAGACGCAACTAGAAAAATTGAGCGATCGCTTAGTTGAAGAACTTTCAGGTGGGGAAAGACAGCGTGCTTTTTTAGCTTTAGCACTAGCGCAAGAACCAAAAGTTTTACTATTAGATGAACCTACAACTTTCTTAGATATAAACTATCAATTACAACTATTAGAACTACTGAAAAATCTGAATCAACAGCAGGAATTAACTATTGTTACCGTTCTACACGAACTGAATCTAGCGGCACGATATAGTTCTCGCATTGCTTTATTAAAACAAGGTCATCTTTGGGAAGTTGGTAAACCTGAAGAAGTTCTGACACCAAGTGCGATCGCCCAAGTCTTTGGTGTGGAATCCGTGATTATTCAAACACCTGTTGGTTTACAAGTTTGTGCTATTTCTGCTGTGTCAGCATAA